From the Microvirgula aerodenitrificans DSM 15089 genome, the window AATCTCGCCAGCGAAGCCAATGACATTACCGTGATCGATCTGGACGCGGCGCCACTGAAACTGCTGCAGGACCGGCTGGACATTCAGACCCTGGTCGGCAACGCCGCCCATCCGTCGGTGCTGCAGGCGGCAGGCGCTGCCGACTGCGACATGCTGCTGGCGCTGACCCGCGATGACGAGACCAATCTGGTCGCCTGCAAGATTGCCTCCAGCCTGTTCAATGTGCCGACCAAGATCGCCCGGGTCCGCTCCGCCGACTATGTCGAGCATGGTGACGGTCATACGCTGGAACAGTTCGGCGTCGACACCACACTGTGCCCGGAACAGATCGTGACCGACAACCTGTACCGGCTGTTTACCTGTCCCGGCGCCCTGCAGGTGGTCGAGTTCGCCAACGGTCGCGCACAGCTGGTCGCGGTTCGCGCCCATACCGGCGGCGAGCTGGTCGGCAAGACGCTGGACACCATCGCCGACGACATTCCCGATGCCGAGTGCCGGATCAGCGCGGTCTATCGCGGCGACCGGCTGATCATTCCCGATGGCAAGACCGTGCTGGACAGCGGCGACGAGGTGTTCTTCGTCGCGGCGACACCGCACGTGCCGGCGATCCTGCGGGCGCTGCGTGCCAGCGAAACGCCGATCAAGCGGGTCATGATCGCCGGTGGCGGCAATATCGGCTTCCGGCTCGCCAGCCGGCTGGAAACCGATTTCGAGGTCAAGGTGATCGAGAAGCGCCGCGAGCGCTGTGAGTGGCTGACCGAACGACTGGGCAGCACGCTGGTGCTGCATGGCGAGGGCACCGACGAGGAGTTGCTCGAGCAGGAATACATCGACGAGATGGACATGTTCTGCGCGCTGACCAACGACGACGAGGACAATATCATGTCCGCGTTGCTGGCCAAGCGCATGGGGGCCCGGCGGGTGATTGCGCTGGTCAACCGGCTGTCGTACGCCGACCTGCTGCAGGGCGACCGCATTGACGTGGTGCTGTCCCCTCACCTGTCGACCATCGGCTCGCTGCTGGCCTATATCCGCCGCGGCGACATCGAGGCGGTGCATCCGCTGCGGCGCGGCAAGGTCGAAGCGCTGGAGGCCATCGTCCACGGCGACCGCAAGACCTCGCGCCTGGTCGGCCGGATGATCCAGGACGTCGATCTGCCGCAGGGCTGCTATATCAGTGCCATCGTCCGCGATGAGCGGGTGATGATGGCCCACCATGACCAGGTGGTCGAATCCGGCGATCACCTGATCGTCTTCGTGGCCCGTCGCCGCCAGGTGCGCAAGGTCGAACAGCTGTTCGAAGTCAAGCTGGGGTTCTTCTGATGTACAAGCTCATGCCCATCCTGCATGTGCTGTCCAAGCTGGTCATGCTGTTTTCCGGGCTGTTCATCTTCCCGTCGCTGGTGTCGATCTATTACCACGATGGCGCCCTCGACGATTTTCTGGCCTCGATGTTCGTCGGTCTGTCCGTCGGTCTGTTCCTGTGGGCGGCGACCCGCCGCTACGAGCGCGAGCTGAGGCCGCGGGACGGCTTCGTGCTGGTATCGCTGCTGTGGATCGGCTTTGCCGCGACGGCCACCACGCCGTTCCTGCTGTACTACCCGCACA encodes:
- the trkA gene encoding Trk system potassium transporter TrkA, coding for MKILVLGGGQVGASVVENLASEANDITVIDLDAAPLKLLQDRLDIQTLVGNAAHPSVLQAAGAADCDMLLALTRDDETNLVACKIASSLFNVPTKIARVRSADYVEHGDGHTLEQFGVDTTLCPEQIVTDNLYRLFTCPGALQVVEFANGRAQLVAVRAHTGGELVGKTLDTIADDIPDAECRISAVYRGDRLIIPDGKTVLDSGDEVFFVAATPHVPAILRALRASETPIKRVMIAGGGNIGFRLASRLETDFEVKVIEKRRERCEWLTERLGSTLVLHGEGTDEELLEQEYIDEMDMFCALTNDDEDNIMSALLAKRMGARRVIALVNRLSYADLLQGDRIDVVLSPHLSTIGSLLAYIRRGDIEAVHPLRRGKVEALEAIVHGDRKTSRLVGRMIQDVDLPQGCYISAIVRDERVMMAHHDQVVESGDHLIVFVARRRQVRKVEQLFEVKLGFF